One genomic segment of Musa acuminata AAA Group cultivar baxijiao chromosome BXJ3-3, Cavendish_Baxijiao_AAA, whole genome shotgun sequence includes these proteins:
- the LOC103978344 gene encoding branched-chain amino acid aminotransferase 2, chloroplastic, with the protein MSVRRALVPASSSMLYRLAGRRSFASRSASSLQQACLDTIRSDEEDADINWDDLGFGLVPTDYMYVMRCGRDEKFSSGVLNRYGNIELSPSSGVLNYGQGLFEGLKAYRKVDNGGFLLFRPEENARRMQMGAERLCMPSPSVEQFIHAIKETIFANKRWVPPQGKGSLYIRPLLIGSGPVLGLAPAPDYMFLVYAAPVGTYFKEGLAPINLVIDDNTHRATPGGTGGVKTITNYAPVLKAQTQAKAKGFTDVLYLDSIKKKYLEEASSCNLFIVKNDVISTPVTMGTILPGITRKSIIEIARDYGYQVEEQLVSVEDLMDADEVFCTGTAVVVAPVGSITYQGQRFEYKTGAATVTRKLYDILTAIQMGRAEDKKRWTLEID; encoded by the exons ATGTCAGTGAGGCGAGCTCTCGTGCCTGCTTCGTCGAGCATGCTTTACAGG CTTGCAGGCCGGCGATCCTTTGCGTCGCGGTCCGCTTCATCCTTGCAACAGGCATGTCTTGACACCATCAG GAGTGATGAAGAAGATGCTGATATTAACTGGGATGACCTTGGGTTTGGTCTCGTACCGACCGACTACATGTATGTAATGAGATGTGGTCGAGATGAGAAATTCTCGTCCGGAGTGCTTAATCGGTATGGAAACATTGAGTTGAGCCCATCATCAGGAGTCCTAAATTATGGGCAG GGTCTATTTGAAGGTCTGAAAGCATATCGGAAAGTAGATAATGGTGGTTTCTTGCTCTTTAGGCCAGAAGAGAATGCACGTCGAATGCAAATGGGTGCAGAGAGACTGTGCATGCCATCTCCATCAGTTGAACAGTTCATTCATGCCATCAAAGAGACAATATTTGCCAATAAACGATGG GTGCCTCCTCAAGGAAAAGGTTCACTCTATATCAGACCACTACTAATAGGGAGTGGACCGGTGCTTGGTTTGGCTCCAGCACCAGATTACATGTTTCTAGTCTATGCTGCTCCTGTGGGTACATATTTTAAG GAGGGTTTGGCTCCAATCAATCTAGTAATAGACGATAACACTCATCGTGCCACTCCTGGTGGGACTGGTGGTGTGAAGACAATTACCAATTATGCACCG GTTCTCAAGGCACAGACACAAGCTAAGGCTAAAGGATTTACGGATGTTTTATATCTTGATTctattaagaaaaaatatttggAGGAGGCCTCTTCATGCAATTTGTTCATTGTGAAG AATGATGTCATTTCAACACCGGTTACTATGGGAACCATTTTACCAGGAATCACCCGCAAAAGCATCATTGAAATAGCTCGTGATTATGGATACCAG GTGGAGGAACAGCTTGTCTCTGTCGAGGATCTGATGGATGCTGATGAAGTATTTTGCACAGGAACCGCTGTGGTTGTTGCTCCAGTAGGCAGTATTACTTATCAAGGCCAAAG GTTTGAATATAAAACAGGAGCTGCAACTGTCACTCGAAAGCTATATGATATCCTCACCGCAATTCAAATGGGGCGGGCAGAAGACAAGAAAAGATGGACGCTTGAAATTGATTGA
- the LOC103978343 gene encoding uncharacterized protein LOC103978343 produces the protein MMASVITASSGSMYLVTSKIITHCSCRTFDHHGFYPSSKYHLKRQPIRHSIIKLQAAGNFAQPNKATSYFKDLADRIWEASPKSLKEFPWEEAKDMVLRQLFFLGKKALRWSFIGLYAISFLSDISLAISRDRELLVPIGLFVGVALADFIKESLQEFLKSRIEDGDPNTNLLGIGSFFVFVKFVSLCFKLQGKVLLSHIGNGGLMQVLWLVRKLQQTDDIKNQNARSTDASTVVGEKVAADR, from the exons ATGATGGCTTCGGTGATCACGGCTTCTTCCGGTTCGATGTACCTGGTCACAAGTAAA ATAATAACTCACTGTAGCTGTAGAACCTTTGACCATCATGGCTTCTATCCTTCTTCAAAATACCACTTAAAGCGGCAACCTATAAGACATTCAATAATAAAATTGCAAGCTGCTGGAAACTTTGCTCAACCAAACAAAGCTACTAGTTATTTCAAAGATTTGGCAGATAGGATATGGGAGGCCTCTCCTAAATCGCTCAAAGAGTTTCCTTGGGAAGAAGCTAAAGATATGGTTCTTCGCCAATTGTTCTTTCTTGGAAAAAAGGCTCTCAGGTGGTCCTTCATTGGGCTGTATGCTATAAGCTTTTTATCGGACATATCTCTTGCTATCTCAAGAGATAGAGAACTTCTTGTACCAATTGGCCTGTTTGTTGGTGTAGCATTGGCAGATTTCATAAAGGAATCCTTGCAAGAGTTTTTGAAAAGTCGCATAGAG GATGGAGACCCTAATACAAATCTTCTGGGCATTGGAtcattttttgtgtttgttaagTTTGTTTCTTTGTGCTTCAAACTGCAAGGTAAGGTGCTTCTTTCGCATATTGGCAATGGTGGACTGATGCAAGTTCTGTGGTTGGTGAGAAAGTTGCAGCAGACAGATGATATCAAGAATCAGAACGCACGGTCGACTGATGCAAGTACTGTGGTTGGTGAGAAAGTTGCAGCAGACAGATGA
- the LOC103978353 gene encoding AP2-like ethylene-responsive transcription factor ANT yields the protein MNTEVSSEPPHRQTRPALAAAPTAVACNSGVCYGMEDENGGGLYSQLSIMPLKSDGSLCNMEALRRSQQEGLPGSHRIGNTFQKCLFLFMFQCDEGMMMLSPSPKLADFLSGGQHMGIHHQYENNDRAAIALSLDSMHRNEESETGGHVNQMQVQQQLCFGPSQEGMCSEVTSHEMDVDAIPGLRNWVHWHHNACNNGSCEEGGLGAGNPVGAMGYGHLQSLSLSMSPGAQSSYVTAPLQTSAAVATECMASDAPRKRRTGKGGRKQPVHRKSVDTFGQRTSQYRGVTRHRWTGRYEAHLWDNTCKQEGQTRKGRQVYLGGYDMEEKAARAYDLAALKYWGSSTHINFPSENYQQELDEMKSMTRQEYVAHLRRRSSGFSRGASMYRGVTRHHQHGRWQARIGRVAGNKDLYLGTFSTQEEAAEAYDIAAIRFRGVNAVTNFDIARYDVEKIMASSTLLSGELARRSNKATDAGKEPPPAQDSCRDLTEESSSGAGWKMDFQQQTPPSEYRSPMEFSPVLHGLVVGSSRSMQGVGDTDRLGKSLSSSVDQTELSLLYAKGSSPEFTGSTWAPSAPHMPVFAARGDA from the exons AGTCCGATGGGTCTCTCTGCAACATGGAAGCACTCAGGAGATCACAGCAGGAAGGTCTGCCCGGAAGTCATCGCATCGGTAATACGTTCCAGAAATGCTTGTTCTTATTCATGTTTCAATGTGATGAAGGAATGATGATGCTATCTCCATCACCAAAACTAGCAGACTTTCTCAGTGGCGGACAGCATATGGGGATCCATCACCAGTATGAGAACAATGACAGAGCAGCAATCGCTCTAAGCTTAGACAGCATGCACCGTAACGAGGAATCTGAGACCGGGGGCCATGTCAACCAGATGCAAGTGCAACAACAACTGTGCTTTGGGCCATCGCAGGAAGGGATGTGCTCTGAGGTGACAAGCCATGAAATGGACGTGGACGCCATTCCCGGACTGAGAAATTGGGTGCACTGGCACCACAATGCTTGCAACAACGGATCGTGCGAGGAAGGAGGTCTTGGAGCTGGTAACCCTGTTGGTGCAATGGGATATGGTCATCTGCAATCTTTGAGCTTGTCCATGAGCCCTGGGGCTCAGTCCAGCTATGTCACAGCTCCATTGCAGACCTCTGCTGCTGTTGCAACCGAGTGCATGGCTTCAGATGCACCAAGAAAGAGGAGGACCGGCAAAGGGGGCCGGAAGCAACCAGTTCATAGGAAAAGCGTTGACACTTTTGGGCAGAGAACGTCTCAGTATAGAGGTGTTACCCG GCATCGGTGGACTGGTAGATACGAAGCACATCTCTGGGACAACACCTGCAAGCAAGAAGGCCAGACAAGGAAAGGAAGGCAAG TTTATCTTG GGGGTTACGATATGGAGGAGAAAGCTGCCAGAGCATATGACTTGGCTGCATTGAAGTACTGGGGTTCATCAACACACATCAACTTCCCG TCGGAGAATTACCAACAAGAGCTTGACGAGATGAAGAGCATGACCAGGCAAGAGTACGTTGCCCACTTAAGAAG AAGGAGCAGTGGGTTCTCACGAGGTGCTTCGATGTACCGGGGAGTCACAAG GCATCACCAGCATGGAAGGTGGCAAGCTCGGATCGGTCGAGTTGCTGGGAACAAAGATCTGTACCTTGGAACCTTCA GTACACAAGAGGAAGCAGCCGAAGCCTATGACATTGCAGCAATTAGATTTCGTGGGGTAAATGCAGTTACTAACTTTGACATAGCAAGATACGATGTGGAGAAGATAATGGCGAGCAGTACCTTGCTGTCGGGAGAGCTTGCCAGGAGATCAAACAAGGCAACTGATGCAGGAAAAGAGCCACCTCCAGCACAGGATAGCTGCAGAGATCTTACAGAAGAAAGCAGCTCTGGTGCGGGGTGGAAGATGGACTTCCAACAGCAAACTCCTCCCTCCGAGTACAGGAGCCCCATGGAATTCTCACCTGTTCTTCATGGGTTGGTCGTGGGAAGCTCGAGGTCAATGCAAGGGGTCGGTGACACGGACAGGTTAGGGAAGAGCTTGAGCAGCTCCGTGGATCAAACTGAGCTCTCGCTGTTGTATGCCAAGGGATCATCCCCAGAGTTCACTGGTTCTACTTGGGCTCCATCAGCGCCTCACATGCCAGTGTTCGCTGCACGGGGCGATGCTTAA